CCGTAGTAGAACATCACCATCACCAGGACCGTGGGCAGGACCGTCCACAGGGTCTCCAGTGTCGCGCTGCCCTCGATGTCGCTGGCGTTCGGGTGCTTCGAACGCCGGTACTTCACGATGAACACGATCATCGTGATGGTGATGCCCAGGAGCAGGATCACCGACGAACCGAGGATCATCCAGAACGTCTTGTCGACGAGTCCCGAATAGCTAGATGCGCCCGCCATATCCACCCTCTCCGAGGAACGAATAGTCGAAGAACGTCAGGCCCATGACGATGGCCAGGATGAGCATGGCCGAAAGGAACATGAACTTGAAGACAGGCTTCTCGTACTTCAGGTGCATGAACCACATCAGGATCATGGCCGCCTTGATCGGTGTCACGACCATGGCCACGCCGATGCCCACCTTGCCCGGGAACCAGACAGAGGCGGCCACGGTGATCCCCGTCAGCACCAGCAGGCCCACCCAGACCAGGATGAAGACGTTGGTGGGCACGGGT
This genomic window from bacterium contains:
- a CDS encoding cytochrome C oxidase subunit IV family protein, yielding MHDTHATHAAHAPVPTNVFILVWVGLLVLTGITVAASVWFPGKVGIGVAMVVTPIKAAMILMWFMHLKYEKPVFKFMFLSAMLILAIVMGLTFFDYSFLGEGGYGGRI